The following proteins come from a genomic window of Triticum aestivum cultivar Chinese Spring chromosome 6A, IWGSC CS RefSeq v2.1, whole genome shotgun sequence:
- the LOC123132281 gene encoding VIN3-like protein 2, giving the protein MDPPYAGAIIEPAKCRLMSVDEKKDLVRELSKRPQTAPDKLQSWSRRDIVEILCADLGRERKYTGLSKQRMLDYLFRVVTGKSSGPVVHVQEKEPTLDPNASNHQYPAKRQRKSDNPSRLPIAVNNPQTAVVPVQINNVRSCRNIACRAILSMEDKFCRRCSCCICFKYDDNKDPTIWLSCSSDHPMQKDSCGLSCHLECALKDGRTGILPSGQCKKLDGAYYCPNCRKQHDLLRSWKKQLMLAKEARRLDILCYRIFLGHKVLFSTEKYSVLHKFVDIAKQKLEAEVGSVAGHGSMGRGIVSRLTCGAEVQKLCAEALDVMQSKFPVESPTNSQFERSNMMPSSFIKFEPITPTSITVVFDLARCPYISQGVTGFKVWHQVDGTGFYSLNPTGTVHLMSKTFVVTELKPATCYVIKVTAFSNSSEFAPWEARVSTSSLKESDLKGLAPGGAGLVDQNNRSPKTNSGGQSDRSSEGVDSNNNATVYTDLNKSPESDFEYCENPEILDSDKVPHHPNGPSNNLQNMQIVAARVPEVTELEEAPGLSASALDEEPNSTVQAALLRESSNSMEQNQRSEVPISQDASNATAGVELALVPRFVGSMPPTAPRVMETGKETGGRSFNTKPSDNIFQNGSSKPDREPGNSSNKRSGKFEDAGHKDGCPEATYEYCVRVVRWLETEGYIETNFRVKFLTWYSLRATPHDRKIVSVYVDTLINDPASLCGQLTDTFSEAIYSKKPPSVPSGFCMNLWH; this is encoded by the exons ATGGATCCTCCCTACGCAG GAGCTATTATTGAACCTGCTAAATGCCGATTGATGAGTGTGGATGAAAAGAAGGATCTTGTTCGTGAATTATCGAAGAGGCCACAAACTGCTCCTGACAAACTACAGTCATGGAGTCGGCGTGATATTGTAGAGATTCTTTGTGCTGATCTTGGAAGGGAAAGGAAATATACTGGATTATCTAAGCAGAGAATGCTGGATTATCTCTTCAGGGTGGTGACTGGCAAATCATCTGGCCCTGTGGTGCATGTGCAAGAAAAGGAGCCAACTCTCGATCCCAACGCAAGTAACCATCAGTACCCTGCGAAACGTCAAAGGAAGAGTGACAATCCATCACGACTGCCGATTGCTGTCAACAATCCGCAAACCGCAGTTGTACCCGTGCAAATTAATAATGTGCGGTCCTGCCGGAATATAGCATGCAGAGCGATTCTTAGCATGGAAGATAAATTTTGCAGACGCTGTTCATGCTGCATATGCTTCAAGTATGATGACAACAAGGACCCTACCATATGgttgtcctgtagttcagatcatcCCATGCAAAAGGATTCTTGCGGGCTATCATGCCATCTTGAGTGTGCTCTCAAGGATGGAAGAACTGGCATTCTGCCGAGTGGGCAGTGCAAGAAACTTGATGGTGCTTATTACTGCCCTAACTGTCGGAAGCAGCATGATTTGCTCAG GTCCTGGAAGAAACAACTAATGTTAGCTAAAGAGGCTCGGCGGCTGGATATATTGTGTTACCGGATTTTTCTGGGTCATAAGGTCCTCTTCTCCACCGAGAAGTACTCGGTCTTGCATAAATTTGTTGACATAGCAAAGCAGAAACTTGAGGCTGAGGTTGGATCTGTAGCCGGGCATGGAAGTATGGGTCGTGGAATTGTCAGTCGTCTTACTTGTGGTGCTGAAGTTCAGAAACTTTGTGCTGAGGCACTAGATGTCATGCAGTCTAAGTTCCCTGTTGAATCTCCTACTAACTCACAATTTGAAC GATCCAATATGATGCCATCGAGCTTCATAAAGTTTGAACCTATAACTCCTACATCTATCACTGTAGTTTTTGATTTGGCTCGATGTCCTTACATCTCCCAAGGGGTAACTGGCTTTAAAGTATGGCACCAGGTGGATGGTACAGGATTTTACTCGTTAAATCCAACTGGCACCGTACATCTAATGTCAAAAACATTTGTTGTCACTGAACTCAAGCCAGCTACATGCTATGTGATCAAGGTAACTGCATTCAGCAACTCCAGTGAGTTTGCGCCATGGGAAGCCAGGGTAAGTACAAGCTCTCTGAAAGAAAGTGATCTGAAGGGTTTGGCTCCAGGTGGTGCTGGATTAGTAGACCAAAATAACAGGAGCCCAAAGACAAATAGTGGTGGTCAATCTGATCGTTCTTCAGAGGGAGTTGACTCAAACAATAATGCAACAGTGTACACTGATCTTAACAAGTCACCGGAAAGTGATTTTGAGTACTGTGAAAATCCTGAGATCCTTGATTCAGACAAAGTGCCTCATCATCCCAACGGGCCTAGCAATAACTTGCAAAACATGCAGATAGTTGCAGCTAGGGTACCAGAGGTGACTGAACTGGAGGAAGCTCCTGGGCTCTCAGCGTCAGCTTTGGATGAGGAGCCTAATTCAACAGTTCAAGCTGCTTTACTTAGGGAGTCTTCAAACTCAATGGAGCAAAACCAAAGGAGCGAAGTTCCTATATCACAGGATGCATCAAATGCAACTGCTGGAGTTGAGTTGGCTCTTGTTCCTCGATTTGTTGGCTCTATGCCACCCACTGCACCAAGAGTTATGGAAACTGGTAAGGAGACTGGTGGAAGGAGCTTCAACACAAAACCTTCTGACAACATCTTTCAAAATGGCTCCTCAAAGCCTGATAGAGAGCCAGGGAATTCGTCAAACAAAAGATCGGGTAAATTCGAGGATGCTGGCCACAAGGATGGATGCCCCGAAGCAACTTATGAGTACTGTGTCAGGGTGGTGAGGTGGCTGGAGACTGAGGGCTATATTGAGACCAACTTCAGGGTGAAGTTCTTGACATGGTACAGCTTGCGTGCTACCCCGCATGATCGGAAGATTGTCAGCGTGTACGTGGACACCCTCATCAATGATCCTGCAAGCCTCTGCGGCCAGCTGACCGACACCTTCTCGGAGGCGATCTACAGCAAGAAGCCGCCTTCAGTCCCCTCTGGCTTCTGCATGAACCTCTGGCATTAA